From the Chlamydiota bacterium genome, one window contains:
- a CDS encoding glycosyltransferase family 4 protein — MKLAFIIPRYHVPQAGGAEILVENLARELVKKGHEIDVLTTRAQSHLQWKDEFPSGEEWINGVRVHRFSLDAQFHSNQFVRLQQRIERGWPLKPREEEIWMKGSVHSQELYQVLENEGKKWDAFIFAPYLFGITYEGLKVVPKKSFLIPCLHPEPYADLKIFKEMFQYPRGFLFNSYPEMKLAKRLFGISDNHCEIVGMGFSDSISMGNGTFRQKFGLGETPFLLYAGRRERGKNTPLLIHYFSTYEKRHPGSLLLVLLGSGTVEELSIKTNVIRDIGFVDRQEMLKAYREAWVSCQPSLNESFSIVLMESWLAGTPVMVNEKCEVTRDHVARSKGGLWFNNYFEFEEGLDFFLKNEHLRKEMGENGRKYVLDCFKWDNILNRFLGAIQKGLRK, encoded by the coding sequence ATGAAATTAGCCTTTATTATTCCCCGTTATCATGTTCCTCAGGCTGGGGGGGCAGAAATTTTAGTTGAAAACCTTGCTCGTGAATTGGTCAAGAAAGGTCATGAAATCGATGTTCTGACAACCCGTGCGCAAAGTCATCTTCAATGGAAGGATGAATTCCCTTCAGGTGAAGAATGGATCAATGGAGTTCGTGTTCATCGGTTTTCATTAGATGCTCAATTTCATTCAAATCAATTTGTGCGATTACAACAAAGAATTGAGAGGGGATGGCCCCTCAAGCCTCGTGAAGAAGAAATATGGATGAAAGGGAGCGTTCACTCTCAGGAGCTTTATCAGGTTTTAGAGAATGAAGGGAAAAAATGGGACGCCTTCATTTTCGCCCCTTATCTTTTTGGAATCACTTATGAGGGATTGAAGGTTGTTCCAAAAAAATCATTTTTGATTCCCTGCCTTCATCCAGAGCCTTATGCTGATTTAAAAATATTTAAGGAAATGTTTCAATATCCACGAGGTTTTCTCTTTAATTCTTATCCTGAAATGAAATTGGCAAAAAGGCTTTTTGGAATTTCGGACAACCACTGTGAGATCGTTGGAATGGGATTTTCGGATTCTATCTCGATGGGTAATGGCACGTTTCGTCAAAAGTTTGGGTTAGGAGAAACCCCCTTTTTACTTTATGCAGGTCGTCGGGAAAGAGGTAAAAATACCCCTCTTTTGATCCATTATTTTTCGACGTATGAAAAGCGTCATCCCGGTTCTCTTCTTCTTGTTCTTTTGGGCAGTGGAACAGTAGAGGAGCTTTCAATAAAAACAAATGTGATTCGCGATATTGGTTTTGTCGATCGCCAGGAAATGTTAAAGGCTTATCGCGAAGCTTGGGTGAGTTGTCAGCCTTCTCTCAATGAAAGTTTTTCGATTGTCCTCATGGAATCCTGGCTTGCGGGAACCCCTGTGATGGTCAATGAAAAATGTGAAGTGACACGGGATCATGTAGCGCGTTCCAAAGGGGGGCTCTGGTTTAATAATTATTTTGAATTTGAAGAAGGATTAGATTTCTTTCTCAAAAATGAGCATTTAAGAAAAGAGATGGGAGAAAATGGAAGAAAGTATGTTTTAGATTGTTTTAAATGGGATAATATTTTAAATCGATTTTTAGGGGCGATTCAAAAAGGGCTTCGTAAATGA
- a CDS encoding glycosyltransferase family 2 protein, protein MQEQKTDFFVSVIVPTRNSASFLEPCLKSIRDQAYRCFELIVVDNYSTDRTSQIAQKYADQFLKRGPERSAQRNFGVRHSKGMYVLIIDSDMILNPRVMEGCVERVRNDSRVRAVVIPEVSIGEGFWAKCKALERSCYVGDDSMEAARFFDKGVFEELGGYDENIHGGGEDWDLPERVKGVGHGIGRIPYFIEHMEGNLRLFETMRTKYYYGKTIGLYIRKQPVHAKQKLRLFRPAFFRHRLTLLRHPILSLGMIFMKFCEFLAGGLGSLNSRVKGVQG, encoded by the coding sequence ATGCAAGAACAAAAAACGGATTTTTTTGTCTCGGTCATTGTTCCCACGAGAAATTCAGCTTCTTTTTTAGAGCCGTGCTTGAAGAGTATTCGTGATCAGGCTTATCGATGTTTTGAGCTCATTGTTGTCGATAATTATTCAACGGATCGGACGTCTCAGATCGCTCAAAAATATGCCGATCAATTTTTAAAGAGAGGCCCTGAACGAAGTGCTCAGAGAAATTTTGGAGTTCGTCATTCGAAGGGAATGTATGTTCTCATCATAGATTCAGATATGATCTTGAATCCTAGAGTCATGGAGGGTTGTGTAGAAAGGGTGAGGAATGATTCTCGAGTGAGAGCAGTGGTGATTCCAGAGGTTTCTATCGGTGAAGGTTTTTGGGCAAAATGTAAGGCCCTTGAGAGGAGTTGCTATGTGGGAGACGATTCAATGGAGGCGGCAAGATTTTTTGATAAAGGGGTTTTTGAAGAACTGGGTGGGTATGATGAAAACATTCATGGTGGAGGAGAAGACTGGGATTTGCCAGAACGGGTTAAAGGGGTTGGACATGGAATAGGTCGTATTCCCTATTTCATTGAGCATATGGAAGGGAATTTGAGACTTTTTGAAACCATGAGGACAAAATATTATTATGGAAAGACAATCGGTTTATACATTCGTAAGCAGCCCGTGCATGCGAAACAGAAATTGCGACTGTTTCGTCCTGCTTTCTTTCGGCATCGATTGACACTATTACGTCATCCGATTCTTTCCTTAGGGATGATTTTTATGAAATTTTGTGAGTTCCTCGCAGGGGGTTTGGGATCTTTAAACTCAAGGGTGAAAGGGGTTCAGGGATGA
- a CDS encoding glycosyltransferase produces MQDFEGKISILMPAYNEASHIGKNVLETCKVVEEIGIKNYEIIVIDDGSQDGTFEAALKVAQDGRVLVNRVSKNCGKGDALKKGYGFATGDLVVFLDSDLDLHPRQIRILYDIMKENDADVVVGSKRHAASVLQKYPKRRRFISYSYNLMVRILFASQISDTQTGLKLFKREVLDDIFHRILVKRFAFDVELLMVAHHLGYKIMDAPVVLDFNRPHRMGRVRLGDILRTWQDTLAVFYRLYVRKWYVKSNRSLNEKNH; encoded by the coding sequence ATGCAAGATTTTGAAGGAAAAATTTCTATTCTAATGCCCGCTTATAATGAGGCCAGTCACATTGGAAAAAATGTGTTGGAGACTTGTAAGGTGGTTGAAGAGATTGGTATTAAAAATTATGAAATTATTGTGATTGATGATGGGAGTCAAGACGGTACCTTCGAGGCTGCTTTAAAAGTGGCACAGGATGGGCGAGTGTTGGTAAATAGAGTTAGTAAAAATTGTGGTAAGGGGGATGCTCTAAAAAAGGGTTATGGTTTTGCGACGGGAGACCTGGTTGTTTTCTTAGACTCAGATTTAGATCTTCATCCTCGTCAGATCAGAATTCTTTATGATATCATGAAAGAGAATGATGCGGATGTTGTGGTAGGATCCAAGCGGCATGCGGCTTCTGTTTTACAAAAATATCCGAAAAGGCGCCGGTTCATCAGCTATTCCTATAATCTTATGGTTCGAATTCTCTTTGCCTCTCAAATCAGCGATACCCAAACAGGGTTGAAACTTTTTAAACGAGAGGTGTTGGATGATATCTTCCATAGGATTCTTGTCAAGCGTTTTGCTTTTGATGTTGAGCTCTTGATGGTGGCGCATCATTTAGGTTATAAAATCATGGATGCGCCAGTGGTTCTCGATTTTAATCGCCCGCACCGGATGGGGAGGGTGAGACTCGGGGATATACTGAGGACGTGGCAAGACACCCTGGCCGTTTTTTATCGGCTTTACGTGAGAAAATGGTATGTCAAGTCCAATCGGTCTTTGAACGAGAAGAATCATTGA
- a CDS encoding glycosyltransferase family 4 protein, with protein MNLLNPQSAIRNPQSFKIAFVIPRYEIGTAGGAEIHAAELAHRLAQRGHKIEVFTTCAQDHHLWENVMREGEEEIKGVRVHRLSADTRENILLFSHLQRKMHLNMPLSQEEELAWLKNSVHSEKLYQTLEERTPSFDGVIFMPYLFGITFEGSRHVADKFILIPCLHDEPFAKLSITKEMFERARFIFFNTQPESELAQRLYLLNSDRLALVALGFDEYSQPSGELAFRQRYGLGDAPYFIYVGRWEKGKNVDLLIHYFRQYFLSRNERKLKFVLLGSGDVEIPDAFSENILPLGYISVEDKWNAIRGATALCQPSLNESLSIVIMEAWSFKTPVLVHENCAVTKHHCVQSGGGLYFSNYFEFEEAIDFFLDHDSLRRLMGERGYQYVREHYSWEKVLDRFETAFEAYLKGRAIKQ; from the coding sequence ATGAATCTATTAAATCCGCAATCCGCAATCCGCAATCCGCAATCTTTTAAGATCGCTTTTGTCATCCCACGCTATGAGATTGGAACCGCTGGAGGGGCTGAAATCCATGCGGCCGAGCTGGCTCATCGTCTGGCTCAAAGAGGACACAAAATCGAGGTTTTTACAACGTGTGCTCAGGACCATCACCTCTGGGAAAATGTGATGAGAGAAGGAGAGGAAGAAATAAAGGGCGTACGTGTTCATCGATTGAGTGCCGACACACGAGAAAATATTTTGCTTTTTTCTCATCTTCAAAGGAAGATGCATTTAAATATGCCTCTTTCTCAAGAAGAAGAACTTGCTTGGTTAAAAAACAGTGTTCATAGCGAAAAGCTTTATCAAACTCTTGAAGAGCGGACTCCAAGCTTTGATGGCGTTATTTTTATGCCTTATCTTTTTGGAATTACCTTTGAAGGAAGTCGGCACGTGGCTGACAAATTTATTTTGATTCCTTGTTTGCATGATGAACCCTTTGCGAAACTTTCGATCACTAAAGAAATGTTTGAGAGGGCCCGCTTCATTTTTTTTAACACTCAGCCTGAATCAGAATTAGCTCAGAGGCTTTACCTATTAAATTCTGATCGCTTAGCGTTAGTCGCACTTGGATTTGATGAATATTCTCAACCGTCAGGAGAACTTGCTTTTCGCCAAAGGTATGGTTTAGGAGACGCGCCTTACTTCATTTATGTGGGACGCTGGGAAAAGGGAAAGAATGTAGATTTGCTGATTCATTATTTTCGCCAATATTTTTTAAGCAGGAATGAGCGAAAATTAAAATTTGTCCTTTTAGGATCTGGAGATGTGGAAATTCCAGATGCCTTTAGCGAAAATATTCTTCCCTTGGGGTATATTTCCGTTGAGGATAAATGGAATGCGATTCGAGGTGCAACAGCCCTTTGTCAGCCCTCCCTGAATGAAAGTTTATCGATTGTGATCATGGAGGCCTGGTCCTTTAAAACGCCTGTCTTGGTTCATGAAAATTGTGCTGTTACAAAACATCATTGCGTTCAAAGCGGTGGAGGACTCTATTTTTCAAATTATTTTGAGTTTGAAGAAGCCATTGATTTTTTTCTAGATCATGATTCTCTTCGTCGCTTAATGGGCGAACGTGGATATCAGTACGTAAGAGAGCATTATTCATGGGAAAAGGTCTTGGACCGGTTTGAAACAGCGTTCGAGGCCTATCTTAAAGGGCGAGCAATTAAACAATGA
- a CDS encoding ATP-binding protein, whose product MDKPFLKSVIVDQRKLMEDTFGTQKIIEREGLEEARGGLRHPNILLISGLRRAGKSFFSHALVGGGRYGFINFDDERLIGFESSDFNRVLEMFYELYGDLKFLLFDEIQNVSGWELFINRLRPKYRIIVTGSNAHLLSSELATHLTGRFLTRTVFPLSFKEFLSLNGFVPGPDSSYSTREKGTIASFFSQYLNQGGIFEFYKFGNEFLRNLFSSLITKDIVFRHQIKYSAILQEFALLLINYFTNKLSLNKIAKSLDLKSSHTVKEYLKYLEDTFLIFTVNKFSYKVKEQFATLKKVYVVDNGFISALSHKFTEDRGSLLENLVAIELKRRGALERFELLYWDDYRRECDFILKRSRKIFAAFQVCSGLNLKNEERKVEGLTGALEAFGLKEGLILTESEEGEMTRGHFKIKIIPVWKWLLGL is encoded by the coding sequence ATGGATAAGCCATTCCTGAAAAGTGTTATTGTCGATCAGCGTAAGCTGATGGAGGATACTTTTGGAACACAGAAGATCATTGAGCGAGAGGGACTTGAAGAGGCTCGGGGAGGCCTAAGACATCCTAATATTCTCCTTATTTCTGGCCTGAGGCGAGCGGGAAAGTCTTTTTTTTCACACGCCTTGGTAGGCGGTGGGCGGTATGGTTTTATTAATTTTGATGATGAACGTTTGATTGGTTTTGAGTCGAGTGATTTTAACCGGGTGCTCGAGATGTTTTATGAGCTGTACGGGGATCTTAAGTTTCTCCTCTTTGATGAAATACAGAATGTTTCAGGGTGGGAGCTTTTTATCAATCGGCTTCGTCCTAAATATCGGATCATTGTTACGGGGTCTAATGCGCATCTTTTGAGTTCTGAACTGGCAACACATTTAACAGGGCGATTCTTAACTCGTACGGTTTTTCCATTAAGCTTTAAAGAATTTTTGAGTTTGAATGGATTCGTGCCGGGGCCTGACTCATCCTATTCAACAAGGGAGAAGGGAACGATTGCATCTTTTTTTTCTCAATACTTGAATCAGGGGGGAATTTTTGAATTTTATAAATTTGGCAATGAATTCTTGCGAAACTTGTTTTCGAGCCTTATTACAAAAGACATTGTTTTTAGGCATCAGATTAAATATTCCGCTATTCTGCAAGAATTTGCCCTTCTCCTCATTAACTATTTCACAAATAAGCTTTCCCTAAACAAGATTGCAAAAAGTCTTGACCTAAAAAGTTCTCATACGGTAAAGGAATACTTAAAATACTTAGAAGACACATTTCTGATTTTCACAGTCAATAAATTTTCTTACAAGGTGAAGGAGCAATTTGCTACCCTTAAAAAGGTCTATGTGGTAGACAATGGATTCATCAGCGCGTTATCCCATAAATTTACAGAAGATCGTGGCTCTCTCCTTGAAAATCTTGTGGCCATTGAGCTCAAAAGAAGGGGTGCTCTTGAGCGTTTTGAACTCCTTTATTGGGATGATTACCGGCGGGAGTGTGATTTTATCCTCAAGAGAAGTCGTAAGATTTTTGCGGCTTTTCAAGTGTGTTCTGGACTGAATTTAAAGAATGAGGAAAGGAAAGTTGAAGGTTTGACGGGGGCCCTTGAAGCGTTTGGTTTGAAAGAAGGGCTCATTCTCACGGAAAGTGAGGAAGGTGAAATGACACGGGGGCATTTCAAAATTAAGATTATTCCGGTTTGGAAGTGGTTATTGGGTTTGTAA
- a CDS encoding GDP-mannose 4,6-dehydratase — translation MRTLVIGGAGFIGSNLAYEHLKRRDDVTILDNFSRKGAELNLKWLKSISPHMKVIRADIRYHQSQLEKAVSKADLIYHMAAQVAVTTSVQDPRMDFEMNALGTFNVLEAIRKKGEDPILFFASTNKVYGKMEDLSIHESVTRYQFPASLKNGIDENQGLDFYSPYGCSKGAADQYVLDYARIYGLRTVVFRQSCIYGSRQFGIEDQGWIAWFIIALVLNKPITIYGDGKQVRDVLYIEDLVRAFQLARKAISRTKGQAFNIGGGPHYTLSVWKEFCPILEKVMGKKIKASYDQARPGDQLVYVSNIKKAKKYFGWEPQIPVEKGIHQLYRWVLENKNLLMKIF, via the coding sequence ATGCGTACGCTTGTGATTGGAGGAGCTGGTTTTATCGGCTCTAATCTTGCTTATGAACATTTGAAGAGAAGAGACGATGTAACCATTCTGGATAATTTCTCTCGTAAGGGGGCAGAATTAAATTTGAAATGGCTTAAATCTATTTCTCCTCATATGAAGGTGATAAGAGCGGACATTCGATATCATCAGAGTCAACTTGAAAAGGCTGTTTCAAAGGCCGATTTGATCTATCATATGGCAGCACAGGTCGCTGTGACGACCTCTGTTCAGGATCCTAGAATGGATTTTGAGATGAATGCTTTAGGGACCTTTAATGTATTAGAAGCGATTCGTAAGAAAGGTGAGGATCCAATCTTATTTTTTGCATCTACGAATAAGGTATACGGAAAGATGGAGGATCTATCCATTCATGAATCGGTGACGCGTTATCAATTTCCCGCTTCGTTAAAAAATGGGATTGATGAAAATCAAGGCCTCGATTTTTATTCTCCTTACGGCTGTTCAAAGGGAGCTGCAGATCAATATGTTTTAGATTATGCTCGAATTTATGGATTGAGAACAGTTGTATTTAGACAGTCCTGTATCTACGGGTCGAGGCAGTTTGGGATTGAAGACCAAGGATGGATCGCTTGGTTTATCATTGCGTTAGTGTTGAATAAACCCATTACCATTTACGGGGATGGGAAGCAGGTAAGGGATGTTTTGTATATTGAGGATCTTGTCCGTGCATTTCAGCTTGCAAGAAAGGCCATCAGTCGGACAAAGGGACAGGCATTTAATATCGGTGGGGGACCCCATTATACCTTGTCCGTATGGAAGGAGTTTTGCCCTATTCTAGAAAAAGTCATGGGAAAAAAGATCAAGGCATCCTATGATCAAGCCCGACCTGGTGACCAGTTGGTGTATGTTAGCAATATTAAGAAAGCCAAAAAGTATTTTGGATGGGAACCCCAAATTCCTGTAGAAAAGGGAATTCATCAATTGTATCGATGGGTTCTCGAAAATAAAAACTTACTTATGAAAATATTTTGA
- a CDS encoding glycosyltransferase family 4 protein: MDILIFNWKDLDHPEVGGAEVITFELARRLVRDGHHVTWFCQHVKNLPSESVVSGIKIVRRGGTLSTYFCGYRYYRSLHKKPDLVIDMLNTLFWQTPLYVRGNVFAYVNQLAQEVFFYELPKWIAAVAYFLERFQFLSYRRTPFLCYSRSTQGDLTQVGIPLKNVRVFPMGLDHERYQPGEKASFPLFLCVSRLVRMKRVDLCIHAMQELVRKHPQAKLCIMGYGYERKRLEKICHELSLNGNVYFHDQDVLFFEKNSRDQKVFLMQKAWALLMPSAKEGWGMTVTESAACGTPAIVSRVSGLIDSVVEGRTGIILSKNPTSKELCEAMSQIIEDVSFRETLSKNAIEWSQNFEWEKSYQNFKELIIQ; the protein is encoded by the coding sequence ATGGATATCCTTATTTTTAATTGGAAAGATCTTGATCATCCAGAAGTAGGAGGAGCTGAGGTTATCACATTTGAGCTTGCAAGACGTCTAGTCCGAGATGGACATCATGTCACTTGGTTTTGTCAACATGTCAAAAACCTTCCGAGCGAAAGTGTTGTTTCGGGTATTAAGATTGTGAGAAGAGGAGGGACTTTATCGACTTACTTTTGTGGATACCGATACTATCGGTCACTTCATAAAAAACCAGATTTGGTGATTGACATGTTGAACACCCTCTTTTGGCAAACGCCTCTTTATGTGAGAGGTAATGTTTTCGCCTATGTCAATCAACTCGCACAAGAGGTTTTTTTCTATGAACTTCCCAAATGGATAGCGGCGGTGGCTTATTTTTTGGAACGGTTTCAATTCTTAAGTTATCGGCGGACCCCCTTCCTCTGTTATTCGAGAAGTACCCAGGGAGATTTGACCCAGGTGGGTATTCCTCTAAAAAATGTGAGGGTATTTCCCATGGGTTTAGACCACGAGCGATATCAACCTGGGGAAAAAGCAAGCTTTCCTCTCTTTCTTTGTGTGAGCCGTTTGGTTCGTATGAAGCGGGTGGACCTGTGTATTCATGCTATGCAAGAGCTGGTTCGAAAGCATCCTCAAGCGAAACTATGCATTATGGGATATGGCTATGAAAGGAAGAGATTAGAGAAAATTTGTCATGAATTATCTTTAAATGGGAATGTTTATTTTCATGATCAGGATGTTCTTTTTTTTGAGAAAAACAGTCGGGATCAAAAGGTTTTTCTCATGCAAAAGGCATGGGCATTGCTGATGCCCTCGGCAAAAGAAGGATGGGGAATGACGGTAACAGAGTCTGCTGCATGTGGGACCCCTGCAATTGTTTCAAGGGTCTCGGGATTGATTGATTCGGTGGTGGAAGGACGTACGGGAATTATTTTATCAAAAAATCCAACGTCGAAAGAGCTCTGTGAGGCCATGAGTCAAATCATCGAAGATGTTTCATTTCGAGAAACCCTTTCAAAAAATGCGATTGAGTGGAGTCAGAATTTTGAGTGGGAAAAAAGTTATCAAAACTTCAAAGAACTCATTATACAATAG
- a CDS encoding GDP-L-fucose synthase, which produces MSDFWKNQSVVVTGGGGFLGTHVVNRFIQEGCKDVYSVKSSEYDLRDGGDIVHLFRKTQPDCLIHLAAVVGGIGANMKHPGKFFYDNAMMGIQLIEQARIFKIKKIVLLGTVCAYPKFTPVPFREENLWNGYPEETNAPYGLAKKMLLVQSQAYRQEYGLNSIYLLPVNLYGPGDNFDSESSHVIPALVKKCLEAISEERDEIGVWGTGSASREFLYVEDAAEGIVLAAEKYNKAGPINLGSGMEITIKDLIFLIAELTGFKGKIVWDHTKPNGQPRRSLEISQAENEFSFKAKTPFREGLKRTIEWYRSKMVNESIAKP; this is translated from the coding sequence ATGAGTGATTTTTGGAAGAATCAATCTGTTGTTGTGACAGGAGGAGGGGGTTTTCTAGGGACTCATGTCGTCAATCGCTTCATTCAAGAGGGTTGTAAAGATGTCTATTCTGTGAAATCATCCGAATATGATTTGCGGGATGGAGGAGACATTGTTCATCTTTTTCGCAAGACTCAGCCTGATTGTCTCATTCATTTAGCGGCGGTGGTGGGTGGCATTGGTGCCAATATGAAACATCCAGGAAAGTTTTTCTATGACAATGCCATGATGGGAATTCAACTCATTGAGCAAGCAAGGATTTTCAAAATCAAAAAGATAGTTCTTCTAGGTACGGTGTGTGCCTATCCAAAATTTACGCCGGTTCCATTTAGGGAAGAAAATCTTTGGAATGGATATCCAGAAGAAACCAATGCCCCTTATGGCTTAGCTAAGAAAATGTTGTTGGTTCAATCTCAGGCCTATCGACAAGAGTATGGATTGAATAGCATTTATCTATTGCCGGTCAATCTCTATGGTCCAGGCGATAACTTTGATTCGGAATCGTCTCATGTCATTCCAGCCTTGGTCAAAAAATGTTTGGAGGCCATTTCTGAGGAACGGGATGAAATAGGCGTTTGGGGAACGGGAAGCGCCTCGCGTGAATTCCTCTATGTTGAGGATGCGGCGGAGGGAATCGTTTTGGCTGCTGAAAAATATAACAAAGCTGGCCCTATCAACCTTGGGTCTGGAATGGAAATCACCATTAAGGATTTGATTTTTTTAATTGCAGAGTTAACCGGATTTAAAGGGAAAATTGTTTGGGATCATACGAAACCGAATGGGCAGCCCCGCCGCTCTCTGGAGATAAGCCAGGCTGAAAACGAATTTTCCTTTAAGGCAAAGACGCCGTTCCGTGAAGGGTTAAAAAGAACAATTGAATGGTACAGAAGTAAAATGGTTAATGAATCCATTGCAAAACCTTAA
- a CDS encoding glycosyltransferase family 4 protein: MEISQFVPGFLDGDAISNYAVQLQKIIQGWGLVSHIYGVSRHVHSLVPDRCLDVRTYRADARNIAIYHFSVGSEMTDFFMRLPEKKVLIYHNVTPPQYFHAISEEKASVLRKGREELKKLASVPDLSLAVSPYNVQELGEAGFKNPKVFPLLLNLEDLNRMPNPKILRQFKKKTLNILFVGRVAPNKKIEDVILSFYYVKKFLEPKARLFIVGAFAGMDRYLAYLRALAIELDLQDIFFQGHVTEKDLVAYYRLAHLFLCMSEHEGFCIPLLEAMHFNVPVLAFDATGVPGTLGGAGVLVKRKEYPAISEMIMTLYKDKNFREAVIQKQKGRLKDFDRERWAQKFKRLLEPLFSKVNR; this comes from the coding sequence TTGGAAATTTCCCAATTTGTTCCCGGTTTTTTGGATGGTGATGCCATTTCAAATTATGCTGTCCAGCTTCAAAAAATCATTCAGGGCTGGGGTCTTGTTTCTCATATTTATGGGGTCAGCCGCCATGTACACAGCCTTGTTCCAGACCGATGCCTTGATGTAAGGACTTATCGAGCGGATGCCCGCAATATTGCGATTTACCATTTTTCCGTTGGATCTGAAATGACGGATTTTTTTATGAGGCTTCCAGAAAAAAAAGTTTTGATTTATCACAATGTGACCCCCCCTCAATATTTTCATGCCATATCAGAGGAAAAGGCCTCTGTCTTAAGAAAGGGAAGGGAAGAATTAAAAAAGTTAGCTAGCGTTCCGGATCTAAGTCTTGCGGTCTCCCCTTACAATGTTCAAGAATTAGGTGAAGCAGGTTTTAAAAATCCAAAAGTTTTTCCCCTTTTATTAAATTTAGAAGATTTAAATAGAATGCCTAATCCGAAAATCTTGAGACAATTTAAAAAGAAAACGCTCAATATTCTTTTTGTGGGACGGGTGGCGCCCAATAAAAAAATTGAGGATGTGATTTTGAGTTTTTATTACGTGAAAAAATTTTTGGAGCCCAAAGCTCGTCTTTTTATTGTCGGGGCCTTTGCAGGAATGGACCGATATCTGGCTTATTTAAGGGCTTTAGCGATTGAACTTGATCTTCAAGATATTTTTTTTCAAGGGCATGTGACCGAGAAAGATTTGGTGGCTTATTATCGCTTGGCCCATCTTTTCTTGTGCATGAGTGAGCATGAAGGATTCTGTATTCCTCTTTTAGAAGCCATGCATTTTAATGTCCCTGTGCTTGCCTTTGATGCGACGGGTGTTCCCGGAACACTGGGGGGAGCCGGTGTTCTTGTGAAAAGAAAGGAATACCCTGCTATTTCTGAAATGATCATGACGCTTTATAAAGATAAAAATTTTCGAGAGGCGGTGATTCAAAAACAGAAAGGGCGTTTAAAAGATTTTGATCGTGAACGTTGGGCACAAAAATTCAAGAGATTGTTAGAACCTTTATTTTCAAAGGTTAATCGATGA
- a CDS encoding oligosaccharide flippase family protein: protein MKFVKNFYHRVKSEKFFKSGSILFFSTSIGNLAAYFYQFAMSRLMRPEDFGTLNSLLSLFAIETVPVTVIGMVIIKYVSGFYARQEMGKLKLFLVNSFRNLSLLGFFLAMLVFMTRSYVAHFLKLNTVTPLWILALMISVSFVIPVGGALLQGLQLFGRFGGAMISTGLLRLALGVFLVWLGWGVNGGLWANFLASFALAIFFYQPLRKILEASFTKKIEKHTREILLFSLPVTLALLGSSGLINLDLILVKHFFSPSLAGQYAAAVILGRSIFYFPGALSMAMYPMINEAEALQKDSFHILKKCLIWTAFLSGSGLVLFMIVPDFLIKTLFGAQYTEASHLLPLYALAMLPLALSNIFIQFNLALRKYGFIYTIFGACVLEWGLMALFHQSLDEVLIILNVVEWALVMTLFVMGFRKRGVQNLLEI, encoded by the coding sequence ATGAAATTTGTTAAAAATTTTTACCATCGTGTTAAAAGCGAGAAATTTTTTAAATCAGGGTCTATTCTCTTTTTTTCAACCTCGATTGGAAATTTGGCAGCCTATTTCTATCAATTTGCCATGTCCCGTCTCATGAGGCCTGAAGATTTTGGGACCTTAAATAGTCTACTCTCCCTCTTTGCTATTGAGACAGTCCCCGTTACAGTGATTGGAATGGTCATTATCAAATACGTTTCCGGATTTTACGCACGTCAAGAAATGGGAAAATTGAAATTATTTTTAGTGAATTCTTTTAGAAATCTCTCTTTGCTGGGTTTTTTTTTAGCCATGCTTGTTTTTATGACTCGTTCCTATGTGGCTCATTTTCTAAAGTTAAATACCGTGACTCCGTTGTGGATTTTGGCTTTGATGATATCGGTCAGTTTTGTCATCCCTGTCGGAGGGGCTCTTCTTCAAGGGCTTCAGCTTTTTGGGCGTTTTGGAGGAGCCATGATCAGTACCGGACTTTTGCGTTTGGCGTTGGGGGTGTTTTTAGTGTGGCTAGGGTGGGGAGTGAATGGAGGTCTTTGGGCTAATTTTTTAGCCAGCTTTGCCCTGGCAATATTTTTTTACCAGCCCCTTCGAAAAATTTTAGAGGCGTCTTTTACCAAAAAAATTGAGAAGCATACCCGAGAAATTCTTTTATTCTCTCTTCCTGTAACGCTGGCCCTTTTAGGGAGTTCAGGTCTCATTAATTTAGATTTAATTTTAGTGAAACATTTTTTTTCTCCCTCTTTAGCAGGGCAATATGCCGCGGCGGTTATTTTAGGTCGGTCTATTTTTTACTTTCCGGGTGCTTTATCGATGGCCATGTACCCCATGATCAATGAGGCCGAGGCCCTTCAAAAAGATTCTTTTCACATCCTCAAAAAATGTTTAATATGGACGGCATTTCTCTCTGGAAGCGGACTTGTTCTTTTTATGATTGTTCCGGATTTTCTGATTAAAACACTTTTTGGGGCTCAATACACAGAGGCCTCTCACTTGCTTCCTCTTTATGCCTTGGCCATGCTTCCCTTGGCTCTTTCAAACATCTTTATCCAATTTAATCTGGCCTTGAGAAAATATGGATTTATTTATACGATTTTTGGAGCTTGCGTTTTAGAATGGGGGCTTATGGCTCTTTTCCATCAGAGTTTAGACGAGGTTTTGATCATTCTCAATGTTGTTGAGTGGGCCTTGGTAATGACGCTGTTTGTAATGGGTTTTCGAAAACGAGGGGTGCAAAATCTCCTAGAAATTTAA